The Bos indicus x Bos taurus breed Angus x Brahman F1 hybrid chromosome 13, Bos_hybrid_MaternalHap_v2.0, whole genome shotgun sequence genome includes a region encoding these proteins:
- the TP53INP2 gene encoding tumor protein p53-inducible nuclear protein 2 isoform X1, translating into MLQRLTSLFFSPPPPAAEDPDCSQAFVSEEDEVDGWLIIDLPDSFTAPPSPGAAAAPAGRPPPAPSLMDESWFVTPPACFTAEGPGLGPARLQSSPLEDLLIEHPSMSVYVTGSTIVLESGPPSPHPEDDEAALPDGDSSDGELAPARREARALHHAAPLPARAALLEKAGQARRVQRARQRAERHALSAKVVQRQNRARESRPRRPKHQGSFVYQPCQRQFNY; encoded by the exons ATGCTTCAGCGCCTCACCAGCCTCTTCTTCAGTCCCCCACCACCTGCTGCCGAGGACCCCGACTGCTCCCAAGCCTTCGTCTCTGAGGAGGATGAAGTGGATGGCTGGCTCATCATTGACCTGCCTG ACAGCTTCACAGCTCCACCCAGCCCCGGGGCTGCCGCTGCCCCGGCCGGCCGCCCTCCACCCGCACCCTCCTTGATGGATGAAAGCTGGTTTGTTACCCCTCCGGCCTGTTTTACTGCAGAGGGGCCTGGACTCGGGCCTGCCCGCCTCCAGAGCAGCCCCCTGGAGGACCTCCTCATCGAGCACCCCAGCATGTCCGTTTACGTGACCGGCAGCACCATAGTGCTGGAGTCTGGCCCTCCCTCCCCGCATCCAGAAGACGACGAAGCTGCCCTGCCTGACGGAGACTCTAGCGACGG GGAGCTGGCGCCTGCTCGCCGCGAAGCCCGGGCCCTGCACCACGCCGCCCCTCTGCCGGCGCGGGCTGCGCTGCTGGAGAAGGCGGGCCAGGCGCGGCGGGTGCAGCGGGCCCGGCAACGGGCCGAACGCCACGCGCTGAGCGCCAAGGTGGTGCAGCGGCAGAACCGCGCCCGCGAGAGCCGTCCGCGCCGGCCCAAGCACCAGGGCAGCTTTGTCTACCAGCCCTGCCAGCGCCAGTTCAACTACTGA
- the TP53INP2 gene encoding tumor protein p53-inducible nuclear protein 2 isoform X2: MLQRLTSLFFSPPPPAAEDPDCSQAFVSEEDEVDGWLIIDLPEGPGLGPARLQSSPLEDLLIEHPSMSVYVTGSTIVLESGPPSPHPEDDEAALPDGDSSDGELAPARREARALHHAAPLPARAALLEKAGQARRVQRARQRAERHALSAKVVQRQNRARESRPRRPKHQGSFVYQPCQRQFNY; encoded by the exons ATGCTTCAGCGCCTCACCAGCCTCTTCTTCAGTCCCCCACCACCTGCTGCCGAGGACCCCGACTGCTCCCAAGCCTTCGTCTCTGAGGAGGATGAAGTGGATGGCTGGCTCATCATTGACCTGCCTG AGGGGCCTGGACTCGGGCCTGCCCGCCTCCAGAGCAGCCCCCTGGAGGACCTCCTCATCGAGCACCCCAGCATGTCCGTTTACGTGACCGGCAGCACCATAGTGCTGGAGTCTGGCCCTCCCTCCCCGCATCCAGAAGACGACGAAGCTGCCCTGCCTGACGGAGACTCTAGCGACGG GGAGCTGGCGCCTGCTCGCCGCGAAGCCCGGGCCCTGCACCACGCCGCCCCTCTGCCGGCGCGGGCTGCGCTGCTGGAGAAGGCGGGCCAGGCGCGGCGGGTGCAGCGGGCCCGGCAACGGGCCGAACGCCACGCGCTGAGCGCCAAGGTGGTGCAGCGGCAGAACCGCGCCCGCGAGAGCCGTCCGCGCCGGCCCAAGCACCAGGGCAGCTTTGTCTACCAGCCCTGCCAGCGCCAGTTCAACTACTGA